In Phosphitispora fastidiosa, a single window of DNA contains:
- a CDS encoding chemotaxis protein CheC — MSLYENLSEIQLDAFREIGTIGAGNGATALSQLMGRKIGMSVPAISVLPFSQMPDAVGGAEKLVAGVFTTISGLAPCNILFMFPVDCAKTLAGYLMDRKYGQDEDLDEVGMSALAEVGNIVSGAYLNSLSSFTSLEFVPSVPALAIDMAGAILNTVLARIGIAGDHALLMETVFSEIEGKVTGHFFLLPEADSLEKIMEAIGVKG, encoded by the coding sequence ATGTCTCTATATGAGAACCTTAGTGAAATACAATTGGACGCTTTCAGGGAAATCGGCACCATTGGCGCCGGAAACGGCGCTACCGCTTTATCTCAGCTTATGGGGCGTAAAATAGGAATGTCTGTTCCGGCTATTAGTGTTCTGCCATTTTCCCAGATGCCTGATGCGGTAGGTGGCGCCGAAAAACTTGTCGCCGGAGTTTTCACGACTATTAGCGGACTGGCCCCCTGCAATATTCTGTTTATGTTTCCGGTTGATTGTGCCAAGACCTTGGCGGGTTACCTTATGGACAGAAAATACGGTCAGGATGAAGATCTGGATGAAGTTGGCATGTCTGCCCTTGCCGAGGTAGGTAATATTGTTTCCGGCGCATACTTAAATTCCCTGTCTAGCTTTACAAGCCTGGAATTTGTGCCTTCTGTGCCCGCCTTAGCGATTGATATGGCAGGCGCTATATTGAACACAGTGCTGGCCAGGATTGGTATTGCCGGAGATCATGCCCTCCTGATGGAAACGGTTTTCAGTGAAATTGAAGGAAAGGTTACCGGTCACTTCTTTTTGCTGCCTGAGGCCGATTCGCTGGAAAAAATTATGGAGGCGATAGGGGTGAAGGGCTAG
- a CDS encoding chemotaxis protein CheD — translation MGNIIKIGMADLNVAVFPDILQTCGLGSCVGICLWDPVKKVSGMAHIMLPSSSLGKTANDAKFADTAVPLLINEMRKNGANESRLVAKIAGGAQMFSFYSSNDIMKIGERNVEAVKAALQSARIHLLAEDTGGSYGRTIEFFSENGKLYVRTINLGEKFI, via the coding sequence GTGGGAAACATAATCAAAATAGGAATGGCGGACCTTAATGTTGCAGTGTTCCCGGATATTTTACAGACTTGCGGCCTTGGCTCATGTGTGGGTATTTGCTTATGGGACCCGGTTAAAAAGGTTTCCGGTATGGCCCATATTATGCTGCCTTCCAGTTCTCTGGGGAAGACCGCCAATGATGCAAAATTCGCTGATACAGCTGTTCCTCTGCTGATTAACGAAATGCGAAAAAACGGTGCAAATGAGTCTCGCCTGGTTGCTAAGATTGCAGGCGGCGCCCAGATGTTTTCGTTCTACAGTTCCAATGACATCATGAAAATTGGCGAACGGAATGTTGAAGCGGTAAAGGCCGCATTACAGTCAGCCAGGATACACCTGCTTGCTGAAGATACAGGCGGAAGTTACGGCAGGACCATTGAATTTTTCTCTGAAAATGGCAAGCTGTATGTCAGGACTATAAATTTGGGGGAGAAGTTTATTTAA